Proteins encoded in a region of the Plasmodium falciparum 3D7 genome assembly, chromosome: 1 genome:
- a CDS encoding small ribosomal subunit assembling AARP2 protein, whose protein sequence is MDDKKKHHKKKKVGKKSKKKKINKNGNNKKYHKAFAFSGGIKSAHRRKQHLFELEEKKLRVQKVYKEGNKSSPLIVVIQGAKGVGKSTLLKSLIKYYVGITINNIKGPISIFTKNLKRYTFIEVNDDILHMIDVAKIADICILVIDGSYGIELETLEFLNILYTHGLPKVLGVVTHLDKFKDSKSIRKRKKKLNKRYSEELVEGSKLFFLSGIQNNRYNKTEIRNLCKFLSVIKKPIISWREQHGYILGLKLDVDDLLINNQITSQKNNLQSEHVHNENYVNHASYDNDNDNDEENEKKLTNFLTNCDEKIKISIEGYVYGSKIYKNQKVHIPNIGDVEIDNIQILQEPFKLDEQKKNPNIYAPMSDVGNLTFDFDNMYIHIPKNKVNFTREEFLLADQREETIPGDHSGEKNGNTLKDDEGGGDGDDDDDDVGDDNVDDGDDDDDDVGDDNVDDDDGNDDDDDDNDDDDNDDDDNDDDDNDDDDDDDNENSDKSSHHNKQSNDNEKYITDSIKMIRELQKSNGVFSKQQKDNLILFNETNDNNGASNIRRKAPSNVYISEKQKKKKQQDSYVNEKAEEYNKLESILYEKKNNDEEYYCANNVTISSDDDKEENDASFREFYRKYGLNADMSDDGGNNDINIYNGQESEEKLKDTYDKLIDGGHDEDDYDDDENVGDENDDDEENDDDENDDDEENDDDENDDDEENDDDDDENDDDDENDDDDENDDDDENVGDDDENDDDDENVGDENIDDDDDDDYNNYNNKELKHKNTLDPNKSTVNRMEAHDIADILSFDNKISLDTFIYDFSYINRKNNLLYFRGDVINVIKREERKLDESCHLQEYEEHFYFIKNMLSTDIVEDKKRGCYSFMNEDNYYYDKLDTFRSDEEDIFIFNNLSISLYDIVDSNIVDNFFSRYDKVYRMFFKNRKRGNMGINSEGDDNNNNNSDDDNNINSDDNNSNSDDNNSNSDDNNSNSDDNNSNSDDNNINSDDNNINSGDDNNLKDKDKGNIGNEINIKENLKKLKEEKLIEKEKFRETEKIGVLNSGYGSSVNIGEYVRIELNIEKKKLAILKNNLIICGGIQTYEEKDSLIHCRIKKHRWFPKLLRSNDPLIFSVGWRRYQSIPIYSISERNNVRLRYLKYTTEHMHCNCTFYGPLASVNSGILALYNYKKVPFYRICINGLIIETNNNLNIMKKLKLIGEPYKIFKNTAFVKNMFNSDLEVCKFLNCPVVTPSGIKGLIKNKINNNGDFRCTFADKIRMSDIVILKLYVNVKIKKFYYFDIENKIKSINELRYLYNIYVNHNNNYRSIPFRHFYHTKIQIKSKLLKDLPFKSKPKLFKKLQNHANLNNKQLTNNINNKKTKTDQINFNALPNPKLAAKWYQMLHTIKKNILDQKKAKSQLSYHKKLKEKLKIQQAKTQVVKQRKKISYKKGRK, encoded by the coding sequence ATGGATGATAAAAAGAAACATCacaagaaaaagaaagtaGGTAAGAagagcaaaaaaaaaaagattaacAAGAATggaaacaataaaaaatatcataaaGCTTTTGCATTTAGTGGAGGTATAAAAAGTGCTCATAGAAGAAAACAACATTTATTTGaattagaagaaaaaaagttAAGAGTACAAAAAGTTTATAAAGAAGGTAATAAGAGTAGCCCTTTAATTGTAGTAATTCAAGGTGCTAAAGGTGTTGGTAAAAGTACTTTATTAAAaagtttaataaaatattatgtaggaataacaataaataatattaaaggacctatatctatttttacaaaaaatttaaaaagataTACATTTATCGAAGTTAACGAtgatatattacatatgatAGATGTTGCAAAAATTGCtgatatatgtatacttGTTATCGATGGAAGTTATGGTATAGAATTAGAAACTCTggaatttttaaatattttatacacgCATGGACTTCCTAAAGTTTTAGGTGTTGTTACTCATTTAGATAAATTTAAAGATAGTAAAAGCAtacgaaaaagaaaaaaaaaactaaataAAAGGTACTCAGAAGAATTAGTCGAAGGATCCAAACTATTTTTTCTAAGCggtatacaaaataatagatataataaaacagaaataagaaatttatgtaaatttttatcGGTAATCAAAAAACCCATCATTTCGTGGAGAGAACAACATGGATATATATTAGGGTTGAAATTAGATGTAGACGatcttttaattaataatcaAATTACAtctcaaaaaaataatcttCAAAGTGAACATGTTCACAATGAAAATTATGTGAATCACGCATcttatgataatgataatgataatgatgaagaaaatgaaaaaaaactCACCAACTTTTTAACAAATTgtgatgaaaaaattaaaatatctaTTGAAGGATATGTTTATGGAagtaaaatttataaaaatcaaaaagtACACATTCCTAATATTGGGGATGTTGAAATTGATAACATACAAATCTTACAGGAACCTTTTAAATtagatgaacaaaaaaagaacCCAAATATTTATGCTCCTATGTCAGATGTGGGGAATCTAACATTTGATTTTGATAACATGTATATTCATATACCAAAGAATAAAGTCAATTTTACCAGAGAAGAATTTTTGTTGGCTGACCAAAGAGAGGAAACAATTCCAGGGGATCACAGCGGCGAAAAGAATGGTAATACATTGAAGGATGATGAAGGAGGTGGTGATGGAGATGATGACGATGATGATGTAGGTGATGATAACGTTGATGATGGAGATGATGACGATGATGATGTAGGTGATGATAACgttgatgatgatgatggtaACGATGATGATGACGATGATAACGATGACGATGATAACGATGACGATGATAACGATGACGATGATAACGATGACGATGATGATGACGATAATGAGAATTCTGATAAATCCTCCCATCATAATAAACAAagtaatgataatgaaaaatacaTCACAGATagcataaaaatgataagagAATTACAAAAATCGAATGGTGTTTTTTCAAAACAACAAAAAGATAATTTGATTCTTTTTAATGAAACGAATGACAATAATGGCGCATCCAATATAAGGAGGAAAGCCCCATCGAATGTTTACATCAGTGAAAaacagaaaaagaaaaaacagcAAGATAGTTATGTTAATGAAAAGGcagaagaatataataaattggaATCAATTCtttatgagaaaaaaaacaatgacGAAGAATATTATTGTGCAAATAATGTAACCATTTCTTCTGATGATGATAAAGAGGAAAATGATGCTTCCTTTAGAGAGTTTTACAGAAAGTATGGATTAAACGCTGATATGTCTGATGACGGTGggaataatgatataaatatatataatggtcAAGAAAGCGAGGAGAAATTAAAAGATACATATGATAAGCTTATTGATGGGGGGCACGACGAAGATGactatgatgatgatgaaaatgttgGTGATGAAAATGACGATGATGaggaaaatgatgatgatgaaaatgacgATGATGaggaaaatgatgatgatgaaaatgacgATGATGaggaaaatgatgatgatgatgatgaaaatgatgatgatgatgaaaatgatgatgatgatgaaaatgatgatgatgatgaaaatgttggcgatgatgatgaaaatgatgatgatgatgaaaatgttggtgatgaaaatattgatgatgatgatgatgatgattataataattataataataaagaattaaaacataaaaatactTTGGATCCTAACAAATCCACGGTGAATCGAATGGAAGCACACGACATAGCAGACATTTTATCCTTTGATAACAAAATTAGCCTGGACACCTTTATATACGATTTTAGTTACATTAATCGAAAAAACAATTTACTATATTTTAGAGGGGATGttataaatgtaataaagCGAGAAGAAAGAAAATTAGATGAGTCATGCCATTTGCAAGAATATGAAGAacacttttattttataaaaaatatgttaagCACAGATATTGTTGAAGATAAGAAAAGAGGATGTTATAGTTTTATGAACGaggataattattattatgataagtTAGATACTTTTAGGAGTGATGAGGAagacatttttatttttaacaatttgtctatatcattatatgatatagTAGATAGCAATATAGTGGATAATTTCTTTTCGCGTTATGATAAGGTGTATAGGATGTTTTTTAAGAATCGGAAGAGAGGAAATATGGGAATAAATAGCGAAggagatgataataataataataatagtgatgatgataacaatattaatagtgatgataataatagtaacagtgatgataataatagtaacagtgatgataataatagtaacagtgatgataataatagtaacagtgatgataacaatattaatagtgatgataacaatattaatagtggtgatgataataactTGAAAGATAAGGATAAAGGCAACATAGGTaacgaaataaatataaaagaaaacttAAAAAAGTTAAAAGAAGAGAAATTgattgaaaaagaaaaatttcgAGAAACTGAAAAAATCGGTGTTTTAAATAGTGGTTATGGTTCATCAGTAAATATAGGAGAATATGTACGTATTGaattaaatatagaaaaaaaaaagttagcaatattaaaaaataatttaataatatgtgGTGGTATACAAACATATGAAGAAAAGGATTCATTAATACACTGTAGAATAAAAAAGCATAGATGGTTTCCAAAATTATTAAGATCAAATGAcccattaatattttcagtAGGCTGGAGAAGATATCAAAGTATTCCTATATATTCAATAAGCGAAAGAAATAATGTAAGATTaagatatttaaaatatactaCTGAACATATGCATTGTAATTGTACTTTTTATGGACCCTTGGCTAGTGTGAATAGTGGTATTTTagctttatataattataagaaGGTTCCTTTTTATCGTATATGTATTAATGGTTTAATAAtagaaacaaataataatttaaatattatgaagaaattaaaattaataggggaaccatataaaatatttaaaaatacagcttttgttaaaaatatgtttaattcAGATTTAGAAGTATGTAAATTTCTTAATTGTCCTGTTGTAACTCCTAGTGGTATTAAAggattaattaaaaataaaataaataataatggtgaTTTCAGATGTACTTTTGCCGATAAAATTCGAATGAGTGATATTGTTATactaaaattatatgtaaatgtcaaaataaagaaattttattatttcgatattgaaaataaaatcaaatcCATAAATGAACTcagatatttatataatatttatgttaatcataataataattatagatCTATCCCATTCAGACATTTCTATCATACCAAAATTCAAATCAAATCAAAACTATTAAAAGATTTACCTTTCAAATCCAAACCaaaattattcaaaaaattacaaaatcaTGCCAATTTAAACAACAAACAActaacaaataatattaataacaaaaaaacaaaaacagaTCAAATCAATTTTAATGCTCTACCAAATCCAAAACTTGCTGCAAAATGGTATCAAATGTTACacacaattaaaaaaaatatactagaccaaaaaaaagcaaaatcACAATTATCTTATCACAAAAAGTTaaaggaaaaattaaaaatacaacAAGCAAAGACTCAAGTAGTAAaacaaaggaaaaaaatttcaTACAAAAAgggaagaaaataa
- a CDS encoding ras-related protein Rab-5C, giving the protein MAYYLSNLNNNEKYETNQSYNSTKVFNSKLVLLGDTSVGKSCIVVRFAKNEFYEYQESTIGAAFMTQLIDIGECTIKFEIWDTAGQERYRSLAPMYYRGASAAVIVYDITNKKSFEGAKGWIHELKSVHSNDIIIALAGNKNDLEEHRAVDRELAESFANSNNILFIETSAKTGQNVNELFLRIAKKLPLHKKEQEKCPAIQINNTEETKKKCC; this is encoded by the exons ATGGCTTATTATTTatcaaatttaaataataatgaaaaatatgaaaccAACCAAAGTTATAATTCTACAAAAGTTTTTAATTCTAAACTAGTTTTATTAG gaGATACATCTGTTGGGAAATCTTGTATCGTTGTAAGATTTGCtaaaaatgaattttatGAATATCAAGAATCAACTATTGgtg CTGCTTTTATGACCCAGTTAATTGATATTGGTGAATGCACGATTAAATTTGAAATATGGGACACAGCAGG ACAAGAACGTTATAGAAGTTTAGCTCCGATGTATTACAg AGGTGCATCGGCAGCCGTTATAGTTTatgatataacaaataaaaaatcctTTGAAGGAGCTAAAGGATGGATTCATGAATTAAAATCAGTACACTCAAATGATATAATTATag cTCTAGCAGGTAATAAAAATGACTTGGAAGAACATAGAGCTGTAGACCGAGaa CTAGCCGAATCTTTTgcaaatagtaataatattttgttcattgAAACATCAGCAAAAACTGGACAAAATGTTAACGAATTGTTCTTAAGAATAG ctaAAAAATTACCTCTTCATAAGAAAGAACAAGAAAAATGCCCAGCTATTCAG ATAAATAATACCGAagaaaccaaaaaaaaatgttgttGA